The following nucleotide sequence is from Scyliorhinus torazame isolate Kashiwa2021f chromosome 4, sScyTor2.1, whole genome shotgun sequence.
ACTTGTGCAGTTTGTTAACAACCAAGGGATCCACTTCAGGGTGTATCCGTCCTTTGCTGCCTGCCAGACACTTGTTAAATACAATGTTAAACCGCAGACAGTAAAACCCCCTTGTGGCATTAAAGTATAAATTATACTGGCTTATTCGGGGGGGCAAATTCAGAAACTTCTCCACGAGCTGGAGTTCAGGTAATGGCTCAGTTATGAGGCGATCCCCATCCACAATGTGAAACTGTTCAATGGGAAAGTATTTGAGCCATCTCTCTAGGTGTTTTGTGTATATACTAGTTCTCACAGCCTTGTATTTAGTGTTTACCTCGCAGGTAGTGGGGTCAATTGCAAGCTTCTCAAACTTGTAGTATGTTTTATTCTTCCTTTCCTTTCCCTCCAGCACCTGAGTGTAATCTGAAATGGCTCGAGTTGTTGGCTCACGCACAATGATCAGCAATTTGATGGACGAGTTCATTTTGTAAATTCTTTCGGGGACTTCCTCAGTGATGAAGTACGCTGGGCTTTTCTCAATAGTGATCTGATAGGGATAGGAAAAGGGCATTTTCTTTCTGTACCATTCAATACCCTTAGCATAGTTTTCATCATTGTCAAAAAAATGGATTTCCTGTGAGGCTTTGACTACAGCTGGGTGTAAGTTTAGCATTTCGAGTAGGGCACGTGTTCCACCCTTGCGGACCCCAATAATAATGGCCTGGGGAAGCTGTTGCACCATGTTGTGTAGTCTAATTTGTTCCTTTGTTGCATTGCCTTTGCGTAAATCATGTGCCAAGCCTCGCTTGTACTGTAAAGCACGAAGCATGATTTGTTCTTGGTCCCCAAATTGACCTTCGATGGGACATGTAGGCTGGAGTCTGTAATAAACAAGAATGGTCAGTAAACTTCCATTGGCTACCAATACATCTGTAACATTTGGATCACCATAGATATCTAATTACGTCATTAAAATGATATACATAATGAAATGTATGCTTTCATCTTATTCTTATGCTTGTTGTAATCACATCCATTCATCAATTAACCAAAATAGAGAAATATTGCTTAGTTTTGGATCTTTCCTTATCAAGCAGCTGTGATACTAGAGGGAAAAAAGGTGACAATAGCAATCCAAATTTTTCTTATATTATCACCTTAATTAGAAATAATCCAGTTCCTGAGAATCTAGGATATAAGCTCCACCAAGTTCTGTGATGACTGAAATAGTAGACCACAAATTAAACGTTGTTCATTTGGAGCTCATTTTAAACTTTGCTGTCAAGTGGTAACCTGGCAGTGTGGATCACCCACCTATTGTGGAGCCCAACTATTACTATTCTGTTGAAAAAAACAGGTGGATTCTGCAATAATCGCACAATCTGCTCTTACATGTTACTGCACAGCGGCAGAGGTGGAAGTAACAATGTATGTCAGGAAGGCTAGTGGGCCATTTGGGTCAAGCGCCTTGAGAATAAAGGTGATGTTCATATCTCATGATAAATGTGTTATTTTGAGAAAGGGAGTACAAATAGCAGCATAGGCATTCTGTGACCCAAAGCCCATTTACCAGCCTTCCTGCCTGAATGACAGAGAGTTCAACAGCAATGATGGGAGGGATTACGCAGAGAAAATGGAGGGAAAGTCTAATATCTAATACAGTAGTATTAAATAATTTATACCCAATTTTCAGAAGCTGTTTAGCATTCATACCTTATAGTCTCTTGAATATTAATTTTAATATACAAGTAAATTGCTTTGAATTTTCTAAAAGCAGATTAATTTGATACATAAATGGAGCAGAATTTTATTATTGTCAAGTGGCAACATATTTTTGCTGCAATACAAATTAGAGTTCGATCTCTGTTTGTTTCTCTTCCATTGCTACTGGTGAAAATGACTCATAAACCAATTGAAGTCCAAGTGGAAAACTGGGGTATTTCAACATTAGGAGCATGTTAACACTATTATTTCTGAGTTGTTATTTCCCCAAACCCGTAAACAAGGAAGATAAAAGCAGAGAAGAGTGGAAACTGAAATAATAGTGATGAAGAATTGAAAAAAAATATTGACTTACTGGCTGTAGCAGGTAAATGTATTTTGCAGGGTTGCGATTTCActattctgaagaagagtcatacagtcTCGAAATGATaactgggcgcgatctaccggaaACGTTTGGCGAGCGGGAAATGCCGGGTTTTTCCCGACAACCGACCCAGCGAGGCCAGTATCTAACGTTAATGATGCTTCACGGGCTTCACACTGCAAATGATTGTTTCGCTGGCTGATTTGCCGAGACCACACCCGGCAGAGACTGCACCCCGTGAATGACAgcgagctcgcagccatgccaccaaggagacctgCTCCAAGATTCGGAGATGCAGACCTGGCCAGAGTGTTAGATCTTAATTAGAAATAATTCAGTTCCTGAGAATCTAGGATATAAGCTCCACCGAGTTCTGTGATGACTGAAATAGGAGACCATAAATTAAACGTTTTTCATTTGGATACTCTGTTCGCCCCCAGGGGCtgggctcggagggtcagccacagggcaaccaGTGTCACCTGTGAGGCAGTGCAGCAGCCGTCAGCTTGGGGAATGTGACAAGGAGGACTGCCACCTAATGTGCCAAGAAACTGAATTATCTCCACCAGGCCGCACAGGTAAGTGGACATTGGCCCCCTAGCACCGGTCTCGCCTGTTACCCCCGGAGGCCACCACATGCCCCAGCACAACCCGGCATCCACCAGGACAGCCCACACTTGCCCATCCGGGGCGGCCCCCACCCACGGAGATAAGGGAAACACTTTGGGGCGAgcccgaggatgccaccatcgatgcgtcacagctgtcaccgcccccccccctcccccccaccaccaccaccccccctccatcagcgcagagacacatttgtcggtgggcaaaagtagtggacaggtttctggggaaAAGTCTGCTGAACACCACAGAGTTGCTTATACACATTAGGcggaggcaggaacgtccaggggagacagaggtcagaggtctgCTGTACCCGAGGATCTAGCTGAGTGCCAGTCAGATGCTTAGACTCTGGATCAGGCTATCCCGGAGTTGATGGTCGACAGGGTGTgtccgtgagattcagagggggatgttagcgacactccagtgggtccatagccgattgtaggggtcccaaaggctatgggcgcaggagatggtgccggcaatgcgtggcaccgaggtcacTGCTATGGTggagactgcagtggagagcctgcagCATGATGTCAGCATTTCAAGTGGAAGTATCCAAGGTgtagctcagtcagtgacggccatggctgagcaccttgaCAGCATGTCCGAGTCCCTGGGGGACATGCCCCTGATGCAATGGATCTTTCCGagatgctgcggagcatgtcccaatctaaggtgggcattgccggggcacaccagagcatgtcccggtcgctgaggatcGTGTCCCAGTTGAAGGTGGACATTAGTGAGGCACTACAGAGCATGGCCCGTTCAAGGAggggcatcactgagggcatcaacaccatggtgcagacgttGGGGACACCCAGAGCTGGCAGAGCAATATGTTGCAGGGGCATCTGGAGCTCAATTCAGCTGCCCCTCATCCTGAGGTGATCCCCTGGAATCTACGGGTACCGATCAGGAGGAGGGAATGCTAGAGACTGAACCAGAGCCTTCCTACAGATGGCAACTGTAGTCACCAGTTCTCCTAAGTccagcctcctctcccccccaaCAGCGGAAAACCTGCTGAGAACGGCGGGATGAGAAGAGTCATagaatagaataatag
It contains:
- the LOC140410798 gene encoding heparan sulfate glucosamine 3-O-sulfotransferase 5 → MLFKQQVLLRQKLFVLGSLAVGSLLYIVARVGSLDRLQPTCPIEGQFGDQEQIMLRALQYKRGLAHDLRKGNATKEQIRLHNMVQQLPQAIIIGVRKGGTRALLEMLNLHPAVVKASQEIHFFDNDENYAKGIEWYRKKMPFSYPYQITIEKSPAYFITEEVPERIYKMNSSIKLLIIVREPTTRAISDYTQVLEGKERKNKTYYKFEKLAIDPTTCEVNTKYKAVRTSIYTKHLERWLKYFPIEQFHIVDGDRLITEPLPELQLVEKFLNLPPRISQYNLYFNATRGFYCLRFNIVFNKCLAGSKGRIHPEVDPLVVNKLHKFFHPFNQKFYQITGRSFSWPYK